The stretch of DNA TCCCATCTTCATTTGTATCTATGGCATTGAATGTACTTTGTCTTTCTTGAGGTGTCATCTAATACTAATGTTTAAAACTTAAAAAATGATTGGCTAATTTTTGATGAAATATTTGGCTTTATGAGCCTTTCCCCCCAATAGACGTTTTGTGAGAATCGAATTGAAGAAAAATTTTGAAAAAAATCAACTACTTTTAAATAGTTGAAAACGCATAGAATAAAATACTGAGAAAAAAATAAATACTGGCTTTTATATGTTTTTAGTTGAAGAACTAAGATTTTTGAAGTTTTATTTTAACAAAGTACTGATTTTTAAATTTCTTATATATTTAAGATAAACTTCAAAAGTTTCTTATCCCTGAAGTCTTTGATGAACCTAAATACTAAACCCCAATCAACGCAAAACCCGCCCAATCAATCGGCTCCATTACCTCGTCTTCGATCAATTGCAACTTTGCCTTGCGGAGTGCAGTAGAATAAGAATCTCCCCCCAAAATATGACGAAACATTGCTTGCACCAACAGGCTCGTAGAATCCTGGCGAACCTTGAACAATGAATACACAATATTCTGAACACCAGCATACAAAAATGCTCTATGTAGTGCCATCATGCCTTCTCCTTGCTGCAATTTACCTACTCCACTCTCACAACTGCTCAACACCACAAAGTCAGCAGAAAGTTGGAGGTTCATAATGTCTGAAATATACAGTTTGGCTTCCTCTGAGCTAATATCATCCAATTTGTTATCAGTATATAAATTCAATCCCGACAAAGCCGAATGTTCAGTATCAGAAAAACCATGAGTAGAAAGCAAAATGTATTTGTACCCTTCAATGTGCTTCAAGAGATTCTCTTTGGAAGCCATATCATAAAAGAGAGCCATCGCCTCTTTCTCTTGTGTTTCAAAAAGTTCATAAACCGTTTTGACCTCTGTTTCGGTTTCTTCCAAATCCATCAAAGCATCTTGATTATTCTCTCCCGACTTCAAGATCAATTTGCGGTCTTTCTTTCCGTTTTTTCCACTTTTCAGCATATAACCGCAGTTTGTAAAGTCCGAATATCCAAATTTGATGGGAGCCAACCCTAGAAAATTATCCTTTGACTTATTGCTGATACTATTACTTTTCTGATGGGCATACCAAAGCAAGGTCGCCGAATAATGGTACTGAATAGCAAAGTTTTTGATAAGGTAAGGTAGTTCTGAAAAAGTTTCTATTGAAGTCTTAAATGGAGAAATCAAAGCATCAAAAGGCAACCTTTGTAAAACTCCATCAGGAATAATCAACAACTTGTTTTTACCCTTCAATTCTGCTTCAACAGGAGTCAGTAATTCTTCGTACAGTTCTCCTGCAAGCTGTCCATATTCTTCCAAGTCGCCCAAAAACATCGTTTTTTCAAAGGCTTCAATATTATGCTCTAACTTTTTGGAACGAGCAATTTTTTTGAAGGAAACGCTGCTACTGCTGATGGCAAAAATAAAAAGGGTCTCTTCGTGAAGGCTATAGTGAATCAATAATTCCTGCGATTGAAGTAAACCTTGGATTTGAGCAATAGAAGCAGTTTGATTGTGGTATTTGAGTTGGTAATAATCGGGGTAATCTTTGGCCAATTGTTCCATCAATTCGTCGTATTGCCGATGATAGCCCAAAAGTTCGGCTTGTAAGGTTTGTATCTTGGACTCTTTTGAAGCAGCACTTCCTTCTTGTGTTCTTTGTGCTTGTAGCTTTTTGTCTAATTGAGTCAACTTAAGCATCAGTCCTTGTTTTTGCTCCAACAAGGCACTTGGAATTGGAGATTTTAATTTCGCTGTTTCGTCCTTCATTGCCGAAAGCAGCAGGGCAGCTTTGGCTTTTTCGGCAGCAGAAAAGGCTGTTTCAAGCGCATTTGGGTCATTGAGTTTTTCCCAAGCAAGGTATCTTATGTTCAAACTCGCTTCATAAATATCTGCATAATAACCCTTCACAGATAATTTAGATTGATCTGTATGATAATGTACTTGTTCAACTGCTTGGCTCACTAAGTCAATACATTCCAGAGCTGCCTTTATATTTTTTACCTCCGATTTTTGCTTTAGGTAGTACTTTTGAAAAATAATCGCCTTACGGCTCAATAAAGGGATGCACAAATCATCGGTGTGTATGTCTTTCAAAGGAGGATAGTGGTACACATTTTCATCGTTAAAAGAGCTTATACAAGCCATTAATCCCTGTTGGCAGGCATTTAGAGCGAGTAGATATTCTTCCTTTTTCTCATGCATCGAAGCGGTCATGAGGTGGATTTGAGCAATTTTAGGAGGTTGATTGGCATATATTTGATGACCAAGTTCTAATCCTTTTTGCAGGTAGTATTGGGATTTTGTAAATTCTCCTGCACTGCTGTAATTAGCTCCTATTAGGGTATAAGTGTCAAATAGCTGGAGGGAATTGATTTCGCCCAAGTTTTCTAAAATTTCTACACTTTTTTGCAAGTAAGGAATGGCTTCAAAAAACTTTTTATTTCTGTAATGGTCCAATCCTATATTGGTGTAAACCATTGAAGTGTAGCGGTGCAACTCACCGACAGATTCGAGTAATTCACCCAATGCTTCTTCGTAATAATAGAGTGCTTGTTTGGAGTCTTTCGCATGAGAATAACTCGTTCCTATGGCACTGTAAAGTATAGGACGCCATAAGGGAGCAGTTTCTTTCAAGCCTTCAAATATTTGCGCTGCCTTTTGAAGATAGAGAACAGATTTCCAGAAATCCCTTACTCTACTATAACAACGTCCTATGGCATAGTGTAATATGGCGTATTCCTCTGAATCCGTATGTTCTGTAGTGTTGTATAAGTCCAATGTTTCGAGAAGGTCTTCTAATGCCGAGCGGTATTCTCCCAATCGCTCCCCAATCAAGCCTCTCAATAGGCGAGAAGCCAAAGTCGCTTCTGCGGCTGCGCCCAACAATTCTATCTGAATGTCATAAGCCTCTTGATTGCAAGTAATGGCTTTTTGATACGCATCTTTGTTGAGATAACCATCGCTCATTAAGTGCAAAATCCTTGCCCGAAGCACATCTTTATCTTTCCCTTCTTCAAGTAAAGCGGTATTTGCTTCTTCTAACAAAACCAATGCTTCTTTGTGTTTTTCTTGCTTATTAAGTGCCTCTACTTTTTGGAAATAGGCTTTTGCTAAAAAATAATTAGGGGACTTTGCATTGGACTTATTATTAATTAGAGCCTTCATATTTGAGTTAATATTTAGAAAACCAATATAACTACTTTTTATTTTTCTTCAAAAAATTTTGATTTTGGTAAAATTAGCAAAAAAATCTTCCAAGAGTCAAAACCATTGAAGGTTATTGCCCTTGATCAGAATAGCAGTTTTTTTTGCTAGAAAAATGGATAATTTTTTTCACTTCTATGGAAGATTGTTCCAATAGACGTTTGAAGTGATAGGATTAAAAAAAAATGATTACATTACCTTTGCATTATAGTTTCACTTATGTTTCAAAATTTTTCCCAAATAAAAACACATAAGTAATTGAAAATAATCACATAAAACTTGCAAAGCTATTTTGCCGTTCATAAACTACGCAGTTCTTCAATGATTCACAAAAAACAGAGTGTAAACACCACCATGGAAAGCATTGATACATTCTTGCAACAACAGTATCCATTGATAAAGAAGGTGTTTCTCCAGTATTGTCGGGAACAAAAAGTACATTTAGAGGAATCTTCTAAAAAACGACTGTTCCAAAAATTACTTCAAGACCTACGAAAAAATTGGTCGGCAGAAGTAGAAAAGCTAGAGATGGCAGTGCCACAAGTCGCTGTGCTGATAGAAATGACCCGCCTACATTGCCAGAAATTGCTCCAAGACAACAATACAGTTGATTTAGAACTTCTTCGCATTCAGCCAATAGAATTGGTGGTGAAGTACCAAAACTTAATTCGTCACATTGTTCATAAACAAGCTGCTCAAAGTAATAAGTGGGATAAGGGTATAGAAGAAGACCTGATTGCAAACATACGAGAAGCGTTGGTGAAAAAAATTGCCAGTGGAAAATTAGCTACTCAATTCAAAGAAAATGCTTCTTTCAGCACTTATTTGTATCGGGTTATTTACCACAGCATGATAGACGAATTGAGAAAACTTCAGAAGCACACTTCCCAATCATTAATGGAAGAGGTTGAGATAACATCGCAAAAAGAAATTGCCCGTATCTCTAACAATGAAGTGTATTCAGAGTTGGTTGATCAGCATCTTAGATGGTTGAAAGTGATGATAAAAGGACTTCCCATTCAAAAACAAGGACGTTTTGAATTTTCATTGAAGGTAGTCTACCGAATGTTATTGAAAGCAAATGATGTAAGAGAGAATTATGCCCATTGTAGTGATGCTCTATTGGTTGAAATTTTATCTTGTTTTGGTATCATTTACTCCAACTTACCCGAATCCAAACTCTATCAATTGTTGGGGGAATTTATTACCGCATTAGAAAACAAATCCAAACCTATTTTAGCTGATGCCATTAGAATTTGGGTCCAGTCCAGAATTACTCAAATCAAAAAAACACTATTTAGCCAATTAACAAGCAAAGAAAAAGCATCTTTGGATGCCTATTTTGAATGGTTGGTCTATAAATTGTATCAAAAAAACTAATCTTTTTTCTTCAATTTCATCGTGCGAAAACGTCTATTATTTACAACACATCCAACTATATGAATTATTTCAACAACATTTTTGACAAAAAAGGAGTATTAACTATGGAGAGCCATATTTTGTATGCCTACGCAATGCACTTGTCCAAAGTGGACGAATTACCCTCTGAATTAATAGAGCATTTTTGGAGCAATGAAGAAAGTCGTAAGCAAATAATAGAATTGTACGAATTGTACGATGCCGAAATGATTGCAGCACATCCACATCCTTACTTTTCAGCAAATTCACCACAGAAAGTTGTAGATTTTGACTGGGAAAATTTAGAGGGAGCTTTGGAGGCTATCCTCAGGGGTGTTTTGGAAAAACAAAGCCCCGTGAATGGAGCATTGGAGCGCAGAATGGCTGCGAGTTACAAGGCTGCTGCTATGGTAGCTTTTGAAGTATTGACTCCAAAAAAAGATGCGGTGTATATTCAAAACATTCATTTTACTTTTAGCCAAGCAATTCCACAAAACAGCGAGCTTCACCTAAAAAATACGCAAGGAAAAACAGTTGGACGATTTGAAGTAATCAAAGACAGCGACCAATATGAGGTAGCGGTTAGGGATTCCAAACAATTTCCAAGTGGATTGTATTACTGGACACTTCTGATAGGCACTCAACCTATTACCAATCGTCTGTACATCTGTACGGAAGAAGATGCTCGTAAAATTATTCGAGAATCCTAAAAGTGCTTCTCCAAAATAATCCGATGCTGCTCCAAAGTATCTCTTGGATCAAAATCTACGATTTTGAAACCTCTATTGATTCCACACATCAACATACCCTTGTGTTGGTTGCGAGTTTTGAAACGAACAGACTTATAGCCCTTCAACAATGCCCATTGTTCTTGACGAGCAGACAATAGGTTCGCTACTCCTTTTCGGCGATACGCAGGCAATACACCTCCCATCCAACTATAAAAAGACCCATCTGATTCACGCTCATAACCCACTTTGAAGCCAACTATCTCGCCTTCTATTTCGGCAATGAGGATCAAATGTGGCGCACTTTCGAGGCGTTTCACATATTCGGCAGTCATATAGGTTTGACCAAATTCAGGAATTTGATGGGTTACCTTTGTGGCTTCGAGGATAGAGCCTTTTCTAATGATTATTTCAGGTTTTGACATGGCTTATTTTTTTGAAGGAGCAAAGATAAAGCTTTGAATCTAAAATCTTTTGCCTTATTTTGTTTCAAACAAAATGCCCATGCCCTCTATTTGCTTCTATTTTCGACTACAATTTATTGGTAATCTTGCCTTTTGCTTACTTTTATTGACTGCCTGCAATAGCGGACAGACTTCAAAACCTACTGCACAAAAGCCTCCAAAGTCGGACAAACTGCAATGGACTGCTCAAAAATCGGTCACAAATTCCAGTTTGCGGGGATTGTATGTGGTCAGCGATGAGGTCGTGTGGGCAAGTGGTAGCAACGGCACTTTTCTGCGAACCGTGGACGGCGGCACAACTTGGCGCACCCATATCATTGAAGGGGCAGACAGCTTGGACTTTAGAGATATTCACGCTTTTGATGAAAATAGAGCTGTGGTCTTGAGTTCAGGGTATCATGCCTACATTTACCAAACAACCGATGGCGGCACTACTTGGCAACAAACCTACTTCAATGAGCAAGAAGGGATGTTTTTGGATGGTTTCGATTTTGCCGACGAACAAGAAGGAATGGCTTTTGGCGACCCCATTGAAGGGAAGTTGTTCCTTATCAAAACAACCGATGGCGGCACAACTTGGCAGCCGATTGACACCACACATTTACCCACGGTCTTAGCAGGAGAAGCGGGCTATGCGGCAAGCGGAACGGGCATCATTTTTCGGAACAAAAAAGTTTGGATTGCAACAGGTGGCGGTGAACGGGCAAGAATTTTTTATTCGCCAAATTCGGGCGAAAATTGGGAGGTTTTTGACACACCTATCATCAGTGCAGAAGGAAAGGGGATTTTTTCGATGGTGATGTCGGATGCCCAAAATGGGGTAGTCGTTGGCGGGGCATACATGGATTCAACCAACACCGTCCGCAACTGTGCGCTCACAGCTGATGGCGGCAAAACTTGGGAGTTGGTAGCTACAAATCAGCCGAATGGCTACCGTTCTTGTGTAGCGAGTCATGCGACCGAACAATTTTTGATTGCCGTAGGGCGCACAGGTTCAGACTTTTCTGTGGATGGCGGCAAATCATGGACTGCCATCGGAACGGAAGGATATTTCAGTTGTGGCATGGCCTCAAAAACGGCTTGGGCAGTAGGGCGAGGCGGAAAAATGGCGAGAATGGAACTGGGGAATAAATAAAAATGAAAATGAAAATGAAAATAAAAAAATAGCTTGACTCTCAGTATATCAGAAATTCAAAGTGTTCAACTTATTTTATTGGCGTTTCCATAAATAATTTTTGCAGTCGTTTGAACTTTTTTTTGGGTTCTTTGGTTGTCTAAAGTACGGTACAAGCAGGTGTTTTTTTACGAAGACAAAAAAAAACGCCAATCTATTGCATAAAATAGACAATGTTTGTAAATTTGCATCGCTTTACAAAAAAGCTGGTTATTGGCTTATGGTGTAACTGGCAACACGTCTGGTTTTGGTCCAGAAGAGTCTAGGTTCGAGCCCTAGTAAGCCAACAAATTCAAAAAGCGGCATTGATTTCAAAATCAATGCCGCTTTTTTTATGTGTGTAGGTTAGTTTTTATTACTGAGCAACCTCAAAATCTTTAGTCAGTAAAAACTGAAGTCTTGCGCTTTTTTCCGACAAATCGGAATGTTCCATTGGCAAAACGTAATTTAAAAAAATACTTCAATCAATTGGGCCACAATATATTTTGAACATTTGGATTGCCCTTATTTCTTGTAGTGGAAAAAGTACTAAAATCCGTTAAGAACAAAAAAGTGTTTGAGCGCAAGCGAGTTTTTTTTGTTTAGGATTTTAGTACTTTTGGAGCGTAAAGCAAGAAATTCAGGCTTGACTTTTTGGTTCTTTTGCGTCAAGGCAAAAGAACAGCTAAAAGACCTGTGTTATATTTCAGTAGGGTACTGGCTCTGCCAGATTAGGAATAAACTTCAAAATTTTATTGGCAATCCTTATCAGGCAAAATATTCATCCAAATACTTCATTAAGGCATCGATAATTGTGTTCTTTTCTAATTTGTAGTTAGCATTGCTGATAAGGTCACTGCGTTTTTTCGTTTCATTGTATTTTTGATTGGCAGACAACAAAATCAATCCATTGTACAAATCCTTTTGTTCGGTTGGATTGACCATTTCCATCAGTACCTTAATCGCTTTGCTGATTTTATCATTGGCAATCAAGTCTTGAATAAAATCCCTATCAGGCATCTCTTCTGGTCCCATCCCATGTTTTCCCGCAATAAACCACAAATCGGATATTTGGAATTTGCAGTTACCATGTCGAAATACTGGAATTTGGTCACTTTGATTTTCCTTCACCACTTCAATCGGTACAAAATTTTCCCCATCCACCGATATTTCCGTGTTTTTGTTGATTTTTTTATTGTCCACAAACCACTGGTAAATCTCTATCATTGTCTGTTGAAAGTGTGGGCCTTGTGTGGTCGAAAGGGTGATTTTTCGGTCAGTGTAGTTGCATTGGGCAAAAATGAGAATGTTGTTTTTGGCGAATATCAACCCATTTTTCCAATACAGATAACTCACATTGTGAGGACCAAAATGGGCAATGAACTGCAAAAAATGGCTTTTGGGTAAAAAATTAGGAAAACGCAAACTGAAAGTATGTGTGGGAGGCACATAAAACGCCATTTCCATCTTATCAGGATCGGGACACTGCGTAGGTAGGTACTGTGGCGCAATGAAGCATTTTTTTTGCTTGCGGGTGATTTCAAAAATCAACTGAAACTGCTTCATCAATACCACCCAAGCCTCAGCAGACAAACCACTGTTTTGGGTCACTTGTGCTACATGCTCAAAGCCAAACTCCCCTGGATTTTCTTTTTTGTCAATGAGTTCTTTGTCGAGAATCTGGTAAATCATATCCGTCACCCATTGCGGGCGTATGAACACATAGTCTTTGAGCAGTTTGGGGCAGTTGGTTTGGTAGCGGTAACAAATCAAAGCGCCCGTATCGTGTAGAAACTCGGTCAAGGTTTGGATTTGTGCCTTGTCTAACATCAGGTTTTCCTTGTCCTGTGTCGTATCGTTGGCTCGACAAAAAGCCGCATAGTCGTCAAAGGTGAGAAAATGTCCCTCATGGTTTCGGAGGGCTTGTCGGATGTGGTCATAGACTTCGGGGAAAGTCTTTCCCAAGTAGCTCAAGCGGTGCAGTTGTGAAATGATGGCCTCCTCCAGTTCTTCTACATCGAACTCATAACGTTTGATGCTGCGTTTGTCATTTTCCTTACGCAAAGCGACCGAAAACTGCAACTTTTCTTCGTTCGTAGAGGCTTGTTTGTCGGCTTTGTTTTGGATTTCGAGAATACCATATTTGGGTTTTGCCTCCTCGTTCTCTTTTTTATCCACATCTTCCACCGTATTTGTGTAATACTGAATGTTGTGTCGCCAATAGCTGCGGGGATAGAGGCTCTTAGAAGGGTCGAGGTTTTCTTCTTGTCGGTCGGTGTCTTGGTTCCACACCAAGAGGTACAAGACATTGCTGTTCAGAAACAAACGGTGGGTAGCATGGTAGTATTCCTGTCCGCCAAAATCCCAAAGTTTCAATACCACGTTTTCGGGAAGTTGGAGTGGCGTATTAGAGTTTTGGGCTTTGGCTTCTGCCAAAGAAGCGGTCATTCTATTCTTCAATGCTTGTGGCAATCGCTCGAATGGAATGGTCCAATCCTCGATTTTGATGCCGTGGGTGCGGTCGAAATTTTTGAAAACTCCTTTCCGCAATTGGTGGGAAAGGGTGGTTTTGCCTGCCTCTCCATTGCCAAACCAAACGACCTTCGCCTCGTTGTTGATGATGACACCCGATTGTGCTGCCTGCAAGTAGGCCTGTACCGACTGCCAACAATTTCCATCCTTGTCCCAATTTTCTTTGGTAATACTGGACTTTGAAAGGTCGTTTCCCTTCAAAAACAGCGACTGCATATTGTCCAGTCCCGATAGGTTCTTCAACTCGAACTCCTCCAATTGGTTTTCATCGAGCCGCAAATGCTCCAATTGTGCAAAGCCATCAGGAAGTTTGAATGCCTGCAATTGGTTTTTGCCCAAATGCAAAACCTCCAAATCGGGCAGGTCGCCATCAAAGGTGATTTTTTGGATCTTGCTGTCGTAGAGGTAGAGGTACTTCAAGTGCGGCAAATCCTTGGGAACGACCAAATGTTCGATGGTAGATTGGTTGTAGCTAAGGTCGACATATTGAAGTGCTTGGCTGCGAACCGTTTCCCATATTGCAGGGAGGTCTTTGTCGGTGAGGTTTTTTTGGTTTCGGTACAGTTGTTTTTCAGAAGGGATGATTTGCATAAGAATGGCTGTTTGAAGTTTTAATCCCTAAAAATATATTTTTTTCTTCAATCATAGCACACTTTCTACGGATAAAATGTTTTTTTTTGTAGCTTCAAGTCCAAAAACAGCCGAAATGTCCAAAAATACCACTGCAAATATCCAAATCATCGAACTTCAAAAACCCACTGGCGAAACCTTCTCCTTTGAAATGGTCGAAGTGCAAGGGGGAATGTATAAAAGGGGCAGCACAAAAAATAAGGATGAACAACCTGTACGTGAAGTAAGTGTTCCGACCTTTTGGATAGGCAAATTCCCTGTGATTCAATCGCTGTATGAATTTGTGATGGATAAAAATCCTTCTTGGTTCAAAGGCAAAAACCGCCCTGTGGAAAGGGTGACTTGGGAGGACTGCAAAATTTTTATTGAGGCATTGAACAAACTGAGCGGTAAAAACTTTCGGCTGCCGAGTGAGGCGGAATGGGAGTACGCAGCCCGTGGAGGGATTCATTGGGAAGACAACTATGAATATGCGGGAGGGAATGAAAATGAACTCAAGAAAGTAGCTTGGTATGGTGAGAATAGTCACCGAGAAACGAAGCCTGTTGGCTTGAAGCAGCCGAATCAATTGGGCTTGTACGATATGAGTGGGAATGTGTGGGAATATTGTGAAGACCATTGGCATGGTAATTATGACGATGCACCCGATGATGGGAGCGCTTGGGTAGAAAAATCGGATGATGATGAGCGTGTGGTTCGTGGCGGTTCGTGGCCCGACCTTTCCGACCTTTGCCGTGTCGCTTTTCGCCTCAGCTACTACCTGTTCGGCGACGACAGCATTATCGGCTTGCGTCTTGCGTTGCCACAGTTCTAAAGGCAGCCCCTCTTGGCTTCTTCTATTTTTGAGCTGATTCCCTTTTCGAGCGTTGCTTGTGAGCATTGGCAAGCGCTAGCAGCCAATAGCGAGCAAAGCAAAAGCATCGGAAAGGGTGTTTTGTCGAGTGCGGCAGACTTCCTCGCTCTGCGAGGAAAATTTTTTTAGCTCCATCCATACTACTCTTAGC from Chitinophagales bacterium encodes:
- a CDS encoding YCF48-related protein — protein: MPSICFYFRLQFIGNLAFCLLLLTACNSGQTSKPTAQKPPKSDKLQWTAQKSVTNSSLRGLYVVSDEVVWASGSNGTFLRTVDGGTTWRTHIIEGADSLDFRDIHAFDENRAVVLSSGYHAYIYQTTDGGTTWQQTYFNEQEGMFLDGFDFADEQEGMAFGDPIEGKLFLIKTTDGGTTWQPIDTTHLPTVLAGEAGYAASGTGIIFRNKKVWIATGGGERARIFYSPNSGENWEVFDTPIISAEGKGIFSMVMSDAQNGVVVGGAYMDSTNTVRNCALTADGGKTWELVATNQPNGYRSCVASHATEQFLIAVGRTGSDFSVDGGKSWTAIGTEGYFSCGMASKTAWAVGRGGKMARMELGNK
- a CDS encoding COR domain-containing protein — encoded protein: MQIIPSEKQLYRNQKNLTDKDLPAIWETVRSQALQYVDLSYNQSTIEHLVVPKDLPHLKYLYLYDSKIQKITFDGDLPDLEVLHLGKNQLQAFKLPDGFAQLEHLRLDENQLEEFELKNLSGLDNMQSLFLKGNDLSKSSITKENWDKDGNCWQSVQAYLQAAQSGVIINNEAKVVWFGNGEAGKTTLSHQLRKGVFKNFDRTHGIKIEDWTIPFERLPQALKNRMTASLAEAKAQNSNTPLQLPENVVLKLWDFGGQEYYHATHRLFLNSNVLYLLVWNQDTDRQEENLDPSKSLYPRSYWRHNIQYYTNTVEDVDKKENEEAKPKYGILEIQNKADKQASTNEEKLQFSVALRKENDKRSIKRYEFDVEELEEAIISQLHRLSYLGKTFPEVYDHIRQALRNHEGHFLTFDDYAAFCRANDTTQDKENLMLDKAQIQTLTEFLHDTGALICYRYQTNCPKLLKDYVFIRPQWVTDMIYQILDKELIDKKENPGEFGFEHVAQVTQNSGLSAEAWVVLMKQFQLIFEITRKQKKCFIAPQYLPTQCPDPDKMEMAFYVPPTHTFSLRFPNFLPKSHFLQFIAHFGPHNVSYLYWKNGLIFAKNNILIFAQCNYTDRKITLSTTQGPHFQQTMIEIYQWFVDNKKINKNTEISVDGENFVPIEVVKENQSDQIPVFRHGNCKFQISDLWFIAGKHGMGPEEMPDRDFIQDLIANDKISKAIKVLMEMVNPTEQKDLYNGLILLSANQKYNETKKRSDLISNANYKLEKNTIIDALMKYLDEYFA
- a CDS encoding formylglycine-generating enzyme family protein encodes the protein MSKNTTANIQIIELQKPTGETFSFEMVEVQGGMYKRGSTKNKDEQPVREVSVPTFWIGKFPVIQSLYEFVMDKNPSWFKGKNRPVERVTWEDCKIFIEALNKLSGKNFRLPSEAEWEYAARGGIHWEDNYEYAGGNENELKKVAWYGENSHRETKPVGLKQPNQLGLYDMSGNVWEYCEDHWHGNYDDAPDDGSAWVEKSDDDERVVRGGSWPDLSDLCRVAFRLSYYLFGDDSIIGLRLALPQF
- a CDS encoding GNAT family N-acetyltransferase — encoded protein: MSKPEIIIRKGSILEATKVTHQIPEFGQTYMTAEYVKRLESAPHLILIAEIEGEIVGFKVGYERESDGSFYSWMGGVLPAYRRKGVANLLSARQEQWALLKGYKSVRFKTRNQHKGMLMCGINRGFKIVDFDPRDTLEQHRIILEKHF
- a CDS encoding CHAT domain-containing tetratricopeptide repeat protein, whose translation is MKALINNKSNAKSPNYFLAKAYFQKVEALNKQEKHKEALVLLEEANTALLEEGKDKDVLRARILHLMSDGYLNKDAYQKAITCNQEAYDIQIELLGAAAEATLASRLLRGLIGERLGEYRSALEDLLETLDLYNTTEHTDSEEYAILHYAIGRCYSRVRDFWKSVLYLQKAAQIFEGLKETAPLWRPILYSAIGTSYSHAKDSKQALYYYEEALGELLESVGELHRYTSMVYTNIGLDHYRNKKFFEAIPYLQKSVEILENLGEINSLQLFDTYTLIGANYSSAGEFTKSQYYLQKGLELGHQIYANQPPKIAQIHLMTASMHEKKEEYLLALNACQQGLMACISSFNDENVYHYPPLKDIHTDDLCIPLLSRKAIIFQKYYLKQKSEVKNIKAALECIDLVSQAVEQVHYHTDQSKLSVKGYYADIYEASLNIRYLAWEKLNDPNALETAFSAAEKAKAALLLSAMKDETAKLKSPIPSALLEQKQGLMLKLTQLDKKLQAQRTQEGSAASKESKIQTLQAELLGYHRQYDELMEQLAKDYPDYYQLKYHNQTASIAQIQGLLQSQELLIHYSLHEETLFIFAISSSSVSFKKIARSKKLEHNIEAFEKTMFLGDLEEYGQLAGELYEELLTPVEAELKGKNKLLIIPDGVLQRLPFDALISPFKTSIETFSELPYLIKNFAIQYHYSATLLWYAHQKSNSISNKSKDNFLGLAPIKFGYSDFTNCGYMLKSGKNGKKDRKLILKSGENNQDALMDLEETETEVKTVYELFETQEKEAMALFYDMASKENLLKHIEGYKYILLSTHGFSDTEHSALSGLNLYTDNKLDDISSEEAKLYISDIMNLQLSADFVVLSSCESGVGKLQQGEGMMALHRAFLYAGVQNIVYSLFKVRQDSTSLLVQAMFRHILGGDSYSTALRKAKLQLIEDEVMEPIDWAGFALIGV